The genomic segment CCTTCTCCGTTATCTCGGCGATGGTCTTGGCGGTGATGTAGTAGTTGCGCATAAAGCTTTCCACGCCGAGGGCGCTTGCTGTGTTGGAGTATCCCAGATTCTCAGCGACCTCCCGTTGTGCCTCCATGTTGAGAACATCGTACTTGCGCCCATGGCAGTAGTGGAGCTCGTTGCGGACACGGTATATGAACTCCGAGTGGAGCATAAGCTCATCGTATTCATCCACCGTCAGCATCTTATGCTTTATCAGCTCGGTTAAATTATCGGTTTTGTAGAGGATCTTGCAGATCCAGTATATGGTGTTGATATCACGCACACCGCCGTTGCTCTCTTTTATATTAGGCTCAAGGCGGTATATAGAATCACGGAACTTTTTGGAACGGTTTCGCACCCCATCAATCTTCATAAGGAGGAACTCGTTTACCCCTTTCTCCGCAATTCGGTCGTTCATGACGGTGAGGAATGCGTCGTAGATCTTCTCTGTGCCGGCAAGGAAGCGGTTGTCTATGAAGGATGTACGCACAACCTCATCCTCAAGGGCGGCTCTGGCCACATCCTTAACATCCTTAATCTGGATACCCGGATTAGTGCCCATATCCCAAAGGTCGGTGGTGAAGAGGTTTATAAACTCCTTCTGCTTTGACTTCAGCCTTCCCTTGTGAAGAATAAGGAGGTCTATATCGGACTGAGGGGACATCTGCCTTCTGGCGTAGCCGCCGAGGGCAAGAACAGCGATACCCTTCGCATAGCTCTCATGCTTCTCCACCAGCTTTATGATAGCCTCATCCACAAGGCTCGTTATACTGTCAAGGATCTGCCAGGAAGTTAAGCTTCTGTCCCTGCTTTGTATTTTTATATCGTTCCAGCTGTTCCAAAAGCTCTTCTTAAAATCTAGAATATCAACCATCTTTAATCATACACAAAGTTTTCGAAATATACGTTATCTATTTTATCTGTATTGTAGTATTCGCCCAGGCTCTGCCTTATGCTGTTCTTAACCTGCATCTTCCCGTCGTCATCACGCACATTGATATTCTGGGCGGTGGAGAGGGCGTTTGTTATAACCTTGGCTGTGTGATCCTGATTCTCTGTCATTTTATCAGCAAGGTCCTCGTTCTTCGTTTCAATGGACAGGTCCATGCGTATATACCGCCTGCCTGTGGGGTCGGAAACGCTGGTGACAATATCCTTAAAACGGACATGATAGCTCTCCCCAGCCTCCTCCTTCTCCGCCTTATACTCATCAAAGGGGTTTTCATTGGGGCCTGTGAATGCGGAAATGGACATACCGAGATTGTCTTTGTAGTTGACAACAAAGAAGATAGCCAGAGCAATTACAATAAGGATGACCACAGTTCCGATTTTGATCTTCATACTCATACACTAATACCAAATCATTAGATTTTATTAAACAAAAACCCTTCCATTTTCAAAATAAAAGATATATCTTTTTCCAGCAGGTAAAGTGCGATCTTTAGGTAACTTCTCAAACAAGCTGAAATGATTGCAGAAAAAGAAAAAGGCACCCGCATATGCGGGTGCCGTTTTAAATGTATCGTACAAAACCTACAGGGGAATATTCAAAAAAACAAAAGGCCTGCCCTATTATCATGTACGGATTAACTGAGAAAAGAAACCAGCTCCTGAAAAAACCCGTTTTGGAGAAGCTTAGCTCTTTTAAAAAAGCTTTAGCTCCCGCCTGGGATAATTTCCCGCTTCCCGCACTAAATATGGGCGCAATGGGACAACTGACCCAATGACCACATTCATATATACATTCGGATGCAAAGTAAATCAAGTGGAAAGTGAGCATTTTCTGAACAGGGCGGAGACTGCCGGCCTGCAAATATCTGACAGACCGGAAGATGCAGATTCCATAATTCTCAACTCTTGCGCCGTAACCGAAAGGGCGGTGAACAAGCTCCTATCCCTATTACGCAAAATAAAACGGAACAACCCTGATATTAAGCTCCTTGTAACCGGATGCGCTGCTGAGATGCTTACAGAGAAGCTGAAGGAGAGCGGTGCGGATATCGTTGTCACAAACACGGGGAAGAAAGACGTAATCCAGTACCTTACAGAGAACAGGGACTTCCTCGCACCCATAGAATCGAGAACGGGGCTCGATATCGGCTACACACCGATGAAAAGTCGCACCAGGGCCTTTGTCAAGATACAGGATGGCTGCGATTCCTTCTGCTCATACTGCATCATACCCTCACTCCGTGGGAAGCCTGTGAGCAAACCTATGGAACAGGTGATCGATGAGGTAAAGGGTCTCATATCTGAAGGCTACAGGGAGATCGTACCCGTCGGTATCCATGTGGGCAAATACGGGAGGGATCGTGGTGAGAACCTGCTGGATCTCCTGGAGAGACTCGCCTGCATTGCGGGTGATTCCCGAATCCGTCTCACATCCATAGAGGTAAACGAGCTTGACGAAAGGCTAATCCCGCTGATGAACTCAGGCAAGGTGTGTCCGCATCTCCATGTTCCGATCCAGAGCGGCTCCCGGAGCGTCCTCAAAAGGATGAACAGGCATTACACTCCAGAAGAATACCTTGAAAAGACCCGGCGCTTCAAAGAGCAGGTTAAAGACCTGACCCTCGGTGGTGATGTGATAACAGGTTTTCCGGGAGAAACCGAGGCGGAGGCGGCGGAAACCGAAGAGCTTATACGTTCTGCCGGTGTTGATTTTTTGCACGTATTCCAATATTCTGACAGGGAAGGAACCCCGGCTTCAGCCATGCCGGATAAGGTACACTCCTCTGTGAAGAAGGCCCGGGCGGCAAACCTGAGGGAACTCGGCGAAGAGCTGAAGAACAAAACCGCCTTATCCATGAGGGGAAGAGTGCTGAGGGTTCTTGCACAGAATGACGGTTCCGGACTAACGGATAACTATTTCGAAGCGGAGCTCCCCGCAGATTGCCAAAAGAACACCTTCTACGGCATTGATGTTCGGGAGGTCTCCGAACAATCGTTCCTCAAAGGAGAAGTTTTTCCATGGACAACAGAAAGATAGTAGTCATAGGCGGCGTGGCGGCGGGAGCCACTGCGGCGGCAAAGGCGAGAAGAACATCCGAAGATGCCGATATATCCCTGCTTGAGAAGGGGAAATATATTTCCTTCGCAAACTGCGGGCTCCCCTACTACACAGGGGGAACAATAGAATCCAGAAACAAGATACTTCTGCATACACCAAAGAGCTACGGCGGACGTTTTAATGTGGACGTAAACGTAAACACCGAGGCCGTTGATATAGACCGGAAGGCAAAGAAGGTCCTCCTTTCCTCAAAGGAGGGTGAAGGGGAGATAGAATACGACAGGCTTATAATCGCCGTCGGCGGTAAAATGATAATCCCCCCAATCGAAGGAATAGACAACACACCCTACTTCACCATGCGCACCGTGGAGGATGCGGACAGCGTTAAGGAATTTATTGAGAAGAGCAAACCCAAGTCCGCAGTGATCATCGGCGGCGGGTTTATCGGCGTTGAAACTGCCGAAGCAATGCTCCACTGCGGTCTTGAAACCACCATAGTCGAGGCAAAGCCCGAGATAATGCCAAACCTCCCCCAGGTTGTGGCAATGAACCTGCGTGAGTATATCGAAAACTCCGGAGTCTCCGTAAAAAGGGGCGTATTCGCCTCCAAGGTCGAGAAGGATGGAGGGATCAAGGTCAGCCTCAGCTCCGGTGAAACCATCGAAACGGATATGCTTTTCCTCTGCACAGGGGTACTCCCCAATACAGATCTGGCCGAAAAGGCTGGGCTCAGGATCGGGGAAACGGGTGGCATATGGACCGATGATACGATGCGCACCAGCGATCCGGAGATCTATGCCGCCGGAGACGCCGTTGAGAAACTGAACAGGATCACAAGAAAGAAGGTCCTTCTCCCCCTTGCAGGCCCTGCAAACAGAGAGGGGAGGACAGCTGGATACAACTCCGTAACCGATGGAGATGTGAAGTTCCCCGGCGTTATCGGAACATCCATAGTCGGCTTCGGCGAATACTGCGCCGCATGCACAGGGCTTACCTATGAAAAAGCACTAGAAGCCGGCTACGATGCAGAATACGTATACACCGAAGATGCGGACATCTCTGAATACTATCCCGGGTTCAACTTTATATTCCTTAAAACGGTCTATGAGAAAAAGACCGGTAAGATCCTCGGTGCGGCGGCATCGGGTAAAACCGGGGTAGACAAGCGGATAGACTGCATAGCCACCGCCATTACAGGGGGGCTCACCGTATACGATCTGGAGCACCTCGAGCTGGCATACGCTCCCCAGTTCGCAGCCGCCAAGGACAACCTGAACCTTGCGGGTTTTGCCGCATCAAACCGTTTGCGGGGAACTGGCTATATCATAACCCCAGAGGAAATGCTTGAAATTCTGCGCAAAGAAAAGGATACTCAGCTTGTTGATGTTCGCACAAAAATGGAATACAGGCACGGACGCATCGACGATGCCGTTAATATTTATGTAAATGAACTCAGAAAAAATCTGGACAAGATAGATAAAAGCCGCCCCGTATACCTGTATTGTGCAGTAGGATTCCGCGGGTATATAGCCCTTAGAACCCTCAGAAACCTCGGCTACGAGGCATATAACATAACGGGCGGGATAGAGGCTTTTAACCGTATCAAGAAAATACTATAGGAGCTTTGTTAATGAAAGAACTGCTGAAGACAGACATGCCCGACCTTGAATTTATGGGAAGCGGAAAGGTAAGAGACATCTACGACCTGGGCAATGAGCTTCTCATTGTTACCACAGACAGGCTATCTGCCTTTGATGTTATCCTCCCCAACGGAGTACCCGGAAAGGGAAAGGTGCTCACGAAGCTGAGCGAATACTGGTTCAGGCACACCGAGGATATCGTGAGTAACCACCTTATAACCACCGATATCCTCAAGATGCCCGAGAAGGTTCAGAAGTATGCGGATCAGCTTGAGGGGCGCACAATGCTCGTTAAGAAGGCGAAGCCATTCCCCGTTGAATGCGTTGTAAGGGGATATATCACCGGTTCGGGATGGAAGGACTACAAGAAAACCGGCGCAGTTTGCGGAATCGAGCTTCCGGGCGATCTCCAAGAATCCCAGCAGATCGAACCCCCCATATTCACCCCCGCAACCAAGGCGGATGTAGGGGATCATGATGAGAATATCTCCTTTGAAAGAATGACAAACATAGTCGGCAGCGATATGGCCGAGAAGCTCAAGAGCCTCACGATCTCCGTTTACGAAAAGGCCAGAGACATCGCCCTCTCCAAGGGTATCATCATTGCGGACACCAAGTTTGAGTTCGGCGTATACAATGATGAGATTATCCTCATAGACGAGGTTCTCACACCCGACTCATCCAGATTCTGGTTCAAGGAGAAGTACGAGCTGGGCAAGCCCCAGGAAAGCATGGACAAGCAGTTTGTGCGCAACTACCTCGAAACCCTCGACTGGGACAAAACAGCACCCGGCCCCGTTCTCCCCAGAGAGATAGCCCTCTCCACGGCGGAACGCTACGAAGAGATAATGAACATACTCATGAAGTAATACACAGGCCTCCCGAGCGGAGGCCTTTTTTTTGCCCCAAACCCTTGCCGGACACTTCACGCAGGTCCGGTTCCCATGTTTCTTTTCGAAGAATGTAAATAACGCTAAAGTTTTCCCGAATCAGGACGATATGTAATCTGCAAGGATGCATAATTTCCAACATGGAAGTGCTGGTAAAGGTGCGTCCATGCTTACCATCGGCTATAACGCCGCCGCTCAAAAAGTCTCTAATTACATTCAGAGGCAGAGCGATGCGGTAAACACTTCTATACAAAGGCTTTCCACCGGGCTTAAGGTTAACTCCGCTTCGGATGATCCGGGGGATATCTCCTTCATCAACAGGTTTTCTGCGGCCATCGATTCCCAAAGAAGGCTTGTCACAAATATTCAGGATAACATCAGCCTCCTGCAGACTGCGGACTACTCCGTATCCGGCACAAACGGGATATCATCCCTACTTTCAACTATCAGGGAGAAATCCCTGGCGGCAACGAACTCTACGCTCACATCCCAGGATAAGCTTAACCTCCAGACGGAGATCGAAGAGCTTATTGATGAGATCGACCGGATAAGCGCATCCACCGAGTTCAATACTCGCAAGCTGATAAACGGCGATTCGGGAGGTAAGGTTACCCCCTCTTCATCCTCCATCGACGGATACGCCATTGGTCCTGTCAGCTCAAATACCTACGAGATAACAAACATCGAAGGGGCGAGCTACCACCAGCTTAAGAACGAAACCGCCTCCTCCGGAGCCCACGAGTTCGGCAGCGACTTCAACTATACCGAAACCGTAGTCACATCCTCAGCCAATGTTTCCGTCAGCGCCGGTAACGCCACATCCTCCGAGACCTACACCCTCGTTTTCGACGGAGCCAGCAGTTTCGATGTCTACGATGATTCCGGCACCCATATAACTTCCGGCAGTACGGGCACAGCCTTCACAGTAAGCGGGCTGGATGTTACCGTAAGCGCAGGGAGCACCTACGCTTCGGACTATAAGGTCAACTTCACCATGACCTCCGGAGCGCCTGGATTCACAGAGATATACGACGGCAACTCGGGGAGCTCCGCAGCAGCAACCCTGGACAATACGGACTGGGACGCTGATGCAATGATGAACTCCCGCTTCTACATTAAATACGACTACGACGGAAGCACACTCAGCTACGCCGCCTTTGACACCGATGACAACCAGATGGGGAGCTGGGTCTCCGCAGGCTCCACCTTCACAGCCTACTCCGGCTCCAAGCTTTCCGGAAGCTCCTTCGACTTCGACACCACAGGAACAACCAAGGGGGATATATGGGAGGTGGACTTCGGAACCTTCGCATCCCTGCAAAGCGCCGGCGGCACACTCAGCATTTCCACTGCAGACTCCGGTTTCAGCATCGGCTACGACGGGGATGATCAGCTTTCGGATATCGTCTCCAGAATTAACGAGCTCGGCGATGGAACAGCGGAGGCGGAGCTAGTGGAATCCGACGTGGACGGCACATATATAAAGATAACCTCCGCCGAAAAAGGGGATGAGGGAAGGCTCCGTGTTTACGATACCAGCGGTGACCTCGCAAGTACCCTCGATATCTCAGAGATAGAGGATACCGGAAATGATGCATCCATAACACACGACGGACACACCTACACATCCTCCACGGGCTACTTCAACAACGTTATAGATAACGTTAAGATAGAGGTTAAGGACGAGGCCGATACAGAAAAGGCGTTCCTGAGCGTTGCGGACAAATCTCTGGTTAGCCCCACAAACATCCGCGGAGGAAGCGACTTCACCCTCTACATCAGCGAACTGACACCCGAAGCTCTCGGCCTCAAAAACGTCTCCGGCGAATACGCCATCGATGTAACAAGCACCTCCGGTGCAAACGATGCCCTTACCCTTATGGATGAAACCATCGAAAGAGTATCAGGCGAAAGCGCCCGTATCGGCTCCATGATGAATGCTCTGGACCATCATATAGGATACATTGAGGACACACGCCTCGCCTATGAGGAGACCTACGACAACCATACGGCTGTGAACTACGCAGACGAGCTTACAAGGCTAACGGAGAACAGACTTCAGCTTGAGTCCGCCTCGGCTATGCTTGCGCAGGCAAACCTTTATCCATCCAAGGTTATGGCGCTTCTGGGGCTGACATCAACAGGTTCATAGATTTAAAAGGAGGACAGTATGCAGGTAAACAACAGTAATGCGGCGGACAGGGCGCAGTCCGCACAGCAGAGCAAAGAGATGCGTGCTGAGCAGCAGGAAAGAATGCAAAGGCTCAGAGAAGAGCGCATGGAAGAACAGAGAAGAACCGAAGAACGAAGGGAAAAAGAACGTATTGAAAGGGATGAAAAGGCCCGGGAAGCCAGAGAGAGCAGAGGCTCTGATAATGGCAGGGGCGGCAGCCTCGACCTGATGGGCTGACAGTTTAAAGGGGGGCTTAGTGCCCCTCTGTTTTATCTTTCGTATTTATAATAAGCAGAACAAGACCCTTCCGATGAAACCATGCACGGCCCCACAGGGTTAACTGGCGTGCAGGCATCGCCAAACAAAGGGCACTCTTTAGGACTCATCTTACCCTTCAGAACATCGCCGCAACGGCAAACGTCTATGTCATACACTCCGCTGGATTCTATCTCGAAATACCTCAGAGCATCGAAACTTGAATACTCATCATTAAAGCGAAGACCGCTACCCGGGATACTTCCAAGCCCCCGCCAATCGGTATCCTCTTTCCTGAAAACCTCGTCCAGAAGCCCAAGCGCCTTTGGGTTTCCTTCCGGTCTCACAACCCTGGGATACATATTCACCACAGATGCAGATCCGCTGTTTGTCTGCCTTATAAGCTCAAGAACAGATGACAGGATATCCAGAGGTTCAAAACCGGTCACCACAGCACCGATACCCCTCTCAGCAACGGGTTCATATATAGAAAGCCCCGTTATTACAGATACATGCCCTGGACACACAAAACCGTTGATTCCCAAACTCTCATCATCAAGCAAAACCTGCAGAACCTCGGGGACGGTCTTGCTGTAGGGTGTTATATACAGGTTCTCTACACCCTTCATACGGGCACTCTTAGCCAATGCGGCAGAGGTAGGGGCTGTGGTTTCAAAACCGATACCGAGGAATACAAAATCCCTCTCCGGCTCCTTCACAGCCATAGCTAGAGTATCAAGAGGGGAAAAGACTATGCGAATATCCTTCCCCTCGCTCCTCAGCTTCTGCAAACTCTCCCCGTTACTTCCGGGAACCCTCAGCATATCACCAAAGGTTACGATAACAGCCTCCTCCGCCATACGGAAAACCGCATCTATCTCCCACTGGGGTGTCACACAGACAGGACAGCCCGGTCCGCTCACAAGCTCTACATTATCAGGGAGCAACGAGCGGATACCAAACTTCGATATCGCCATGGTATGGCTTCCGCAAACCTCCATGAACCTGTAGCGCTCATCGGAGCAAACCTCTTTATGGATTGCATCAACGAGCCCCTTTGCGGTCTCTCTATCCCGAAACTCACTGACAAATTTCACGCAAAGTCCTCTTCGTCCATATTAAAAGCAATATCTCTAAGGGTTTCCAGCGTCTTCTCCGCCT from the Limisalsivibrio acetivorans genome contains:
- a CDS encoding flagellar basal body-associated FliL family protein, which produces MKIKIGTVVILIVIALAIFFVVNYKDNLGMSISAFTGPNENPFDEYKAEKEEAGESYHVRFKDIVTSVSDPTGRRYIRMDLSIETKNEDLADKMTENQDHTAKVITNALSTAQNINVRDDDGKMQVKNSIRQSLGEYYNTDKIDNVYFENFVYD
- the mtaB gene encoding tRNA (N(6)-L-threonylcarbamoyladenosine(37)-C(2))-methylthiotransferase MtaB encodes the protein MTTFIYTFGCKVNQVESEHFLNRAETAGLQISDRPEDADSIILNSCAVTERAVNKLLSLLRKIKRNNPDIKLLVTGCAAEMLTEKLKESGADIVVTNTGKKDVIQYLTENRDFLAPIESRTGLDIGYTPMKSRTRAFVKIQDGCDSFCSYCIIPSLRGKPVSKPMEQVIDEVKGLISEGYREIVPVGIHVGKYGRDRGENLLDLLERLACIAGDSRIRLTSIEVNELDERLIPLMNSGKVCPHLHVPIQSGSRSVLKRMNRHYTPEEYLEKTRRFKEQVKDLTLGGDVITGFPGETEAEAAETEELIRSAGVDFLHVFQYSDREGTPASAMPDKVHSSVKKARAANLRELGEELKNKTALSMRGRVLRVLAQNDGSGLTDNYFEAELPADCQKNTFYGIDVREVSEQSFLKGEVFPWTTER
- a CDS encoding FAD-dependent oxidoreductase, which encodes MDNRKIVVIGGVAAGATAAAKARRTSEDADISLLEKGKYISFANCGLPYYTGGTIESRNKILLHTPKSYGGRFNVDVNVNTEAVDIDRKAKKVLLSSKEGEGEIEYDRLIIAVGGKMIIPPIEGIDNTPYFTMRTVEDADSVKEFIEKSKPKSAVIIGGGFIGVETAEAMLHCGLETTIVEAKPEIMPNLPQVVAMNLREYIENSGVSVKRGVFASKVEKDGGIKVSLSSGETIETDMLFLCTGVLPNTDLAEKAGLRIGETGGIWTDDTMRTSDPEIYAAGDAVEKLNRITRKKVLLPLAGPANREGRTAGYNSVTDGDVKFPGVIGTSIVGFGEYCAACTGLTYEKALEAGYDAEYVYTEDADISEYYPGFNFIFLKTVYEKKTGKILGAAASGKTGVDKRIDCIATAITGGLTVYDLEHLELAYAPQFAAAKDNLNLAGFAASNRLRGTGYIITPEEMLEILRKEKDTQLVDVRTKMEYRHGRIDDAVNIYVNELRKNLDKIDKSRPVYLYCAVGFRGYIALRTLRNLGYEAYNITGGIEAFNRIKKIL
- a CDS encoding phosphoribosylaminoimidazolesuccinocarboxamide synthase; translated protein: MKELLKTDMPDLEFMGSGKVRDIYDLGNELLIVTTDRLSAFDVILPNGVPGKGKVLTKLSEYWFRHTEDIVSNHLITTDILKMPEKVQKYADQLEGRTMLVKKAKPFPVECVVRGYITGSGWKDYKKTGAVCGIELPGDLQESQQIEPPIFTPATKADVGDHDENISFERMTNIVGSDMAEKLKSLTISVYEKARDIALSKGIIIADTKFEFGVYNDEIILIDEVLTPDSSRFWFKEKYELGKPQESMDKQFVRNYLETLDWDKTAPGPVLPREIALSTAERYEEIMNILMK
- a CDS encoding flagellin, with amino-acid sequence MHNFQHGSAGKGASMLTIGYNAAAQKVSNYIQRQSDAVNTSIQRLSTGLKVNSASDDPGDISFINRFSAAIDSQRRLVTNIQDNISLLQTADYSVSGTNGISSLLSTIREKSLAATNSTLTSQDKLNLQTEIEELIDEIDRISASTEFNTRKLINGDSGGKVTPSSSSIDGYAIGPVSSNTYEITNIEGASYHQLKNETASSGAHEFGSDFNYTETVVTSSANVSVSAGNATSSETYTLVFDGASSFDVYDDSGTHITSGSTGTAFTVSGLDVTVSAGSTYASDYKVNFTMTSGAPGFTEIYDGNSGSSAAATLDNTDWDADAMMNSRFYIKYDYDGSTLSYAAFDTDDNQMGSWVSAGSTFTAYSGSKLSGSSFDFDTTGTTKGDIWEVDFGTFASLQSAGGTLSISTADSGFSIGYDGDDQLSDIVSRINELGDGTAEAELVESDVDGTYIKITSAEKGDEGRLRVYDTSGDLASTLDISEIEDTGNDASITHDGHTYTSSTGYFNNVIDNVKIEVKDEADTEKAFLSVADKSLVSPTNIRGGSDFTLYISELTPEALGLKNVSGEYAIDVTSTSGANDALTLMDETIERVSGESARIGSMMNALDHHIGYIEDTRLAYEETYDNHTAVNYADELTRLTENRLQLESASAMLAQANLYPSKVMALLGLTSTGS
- the hypD gene encoding hydrogenase formation protein HypD, whose amino-acid sequence is MKFVSEFRDRETAKGLVDAIHKEVCSDERYRFMEVCGSHTMAISKFGIRSLLPDNVELVSGPGCPVCVTPQWEIDAVFRMAEEAVIVTFGDMLRVPGSNGESLQKLRSEGKDIRIVFSPLDTLAMAVKEPERDFVFLGIGFETTAPTSAALAKSARMKGVENLYITPYSKTVPEVLQVLLDDESLGINGFVCPGHVSVITGLSIYEPVAERGIGAVVTGFEPLDILSSVLELIRQTNSGSASVVNMYPRVVRPEGNPKALGLLDEVFRKEDTDWRGLGSIPGSGLRFNDEYSSFDALRYFEIESSGVYDIDVCRCGDVLKGKMSPKECPLFGDACTPVNPVGPCMVSSEGSCSAYYKYER